The window CGTCACCGTCATCTACACGTTCTTCATCTTGAAGTACGGCGAGTCCCCAAATACGGGTAACACCGGAGGTGGCGAATAATGTCCTCGACCGGCAGCACATACGGCGATATTCACCGATACGAACCGGCACGCGAGAGCACTGCGGCGGCCATCGCAATCGTCCTCTTGACGATTATCGAAGTCGTGTTCGTGTTCCTCTTCACCTACGGATTCGTCTCCGGGTGGGGCCTGACGGACACGGGTAACATGTTCCTCGGTGGCATCCTCGCCGTCATCTTCGTGGACCTCGCGTTCATCCTCGCACTGTACCGCAAGGAGTTCCTCCCAGACGTCATGATCGTCAAGAAACGGCGTCGCAAGTGGGAAGACCTCTACGTCCGCGAGGAGGACGTCGACGGTGTCACGCTCGGTGACGGCGCGTGGGAACAGGTCAAGCGCGCGGTGTACCCCTACTACAAGCGATAAACCATGAGTCTCGAACGCAAAGAAGAACACGACCACAAAGCCTGGATGAAGAAGAAGGACCTCACACCTATCGAGGCCACCTTCCTCACCACCCTCATCTGGCTGGATAAGCGACTCCGCATCGTCGACTACCTCGAGCTTCTGGAGACGCTCTACTACCGAGTGAACCTCCAGATGCCGAAGAGCCACACCGAGCAATACAACCTCGACAACAAGTTCTGGTACTGGTACCCCCTGTACACGCTTGGCTTGTTCTCGACGCTCGCGTACGTCGTCGCGGCGATTAGTGGTGCCCTCCTCGGGTTCTACTACTCCCCCGCGACGACTGGCGACCCGACGACGGCGTACAACAGTATCGAGTTCATCATGCGCGACCTGCAGTTCGGCTTCATGCTCCGGTCCGTCCACCGTTGGGCGGCACAGGTCATGGTCGCGGCAGTGTTCCTGCACATGCTCCGTGTCTACTTCACGGGGTCGTACAAGGAACCCCGCGAGCTGAACTGGCTCCTCGGCATCGTGCTGATCAGCCTGACGATGGTGTTCGGGTACACGGGATACCTGCTCCCGTGGGACCAGCTCGCCTTCTGGGCCGGTCAGATCGGCGTCGAGATGTCGCTGTCCGTGCCCCTCGCCGGTGAGTGGGTGGCACAGCTCCTGTTCGGCGGCTTCACGCTGAGTCAGGCGACGCTCCAGCGCATGTACATCATCCACGTGTTCCTGCTCCCGTTCGTCGTGACGACACTCATCGCGATTCACATCGGTATCGTGTGGGTGCAGGGCATCGCGGAGCCACACTGAGGTGACACACATGAGCGACAACGAACCCGAAAACGAGGAGATTCGCACCGACGGCACGGGCATCGTGGCCCCGGACAACGAGACGCCCACGTGGAGCGAGCGCAAGGCTCGCAAGACGGGGCTGTCCCGGCTCACCTACGAGTACTTCGAGCGTGCCCGTCGTGAAGACCAGGACCTCCGTACGGAGTCTGATTACGTCGAGCGCGACGTGCTCGCGTTCCCGACGTGGCCGCACGAGACCGTTCGGAACCTCTCAATCGCGTCGTTCTTCGTCGGGATGATTCTGTTCCTCTCGGCGACGATGCCACCGCACATCGGCCCGCCGGCGAACCCATCGAGTACGCCGGCCATCATCCTGCCCGACTGGTACCTCTACTGGTCGTTCGGCCTGCTCAAGCTGAACCCGCTGAACCCCGAACTCGCCATCCTCGGCGGCCAGAAGATTATGGCCGACCGGACCTACGGTGTGCTCGCAAACGGCGTGGTCGTCGGCTTCATCGCCATCGTCCCCTTCCTCAACAAGGGGTCTGCACGGCGTCCCGTCGAGCAACCGTTCTGGGCGGCAGTGGGTATTGCTGGCGTGGTCTTCGCAATGACCATCTCGCTGCTGGCAGTCAAGAACCTCATGCCCATGAACGTCGACCTGCTGTTCGACCTGACGTTCCTGCTCCCCATCGTCTTCGGAACCGTCACCTACGCGGTGCTCAAGACGATGAGTGAGGGCTACATGTACAACCTCAACCGCCGCTACTACCGGCTTCGCCCGCCGAAGTAGAGCGGAACCACTACCAATCGTCCCTTCTTATCGTAGCCAATGACAGATAGCGACGCGACCAGTGGTGCTGGCGACCCCGGCGAGTCGAGACGTGGCCGTCGTGGCCGCCGCGACATCGTCGTTCCCATGCGCCTCTACAAGACGATTACCGTCTTCTCGACGCTCATCGCAGTCGTCAGTGTCGTCCTCGGATTCGTCTTCCTCGACGCCGCGACACTGCAGGTGAGCGCACTACGTGCGGTTCTCTCGAATATCCTCGCCGCCATCGGCGTCGGCGTGGCGGATGGACTCCTGAGTACGGGACTGGCTATCGTCGGCCTGACGACCATCGCGTTCGGTGCCGTCGTGTACACACTCGGAACGAGATTCCGCGCTCGCGGAATGGGAAAGTCTCAAGAGGACTCCGGCGAAGATTCGAACAATGGCTGACGAATTCATCAAGGGGCTGGGCATCCTGACCGGTTCCGGTCTCGCGTGGATGGTGCTCGCGTCGTGGTACCGGACGAGCAGCTTCGAGAGCACGAAGCAGCTCATCGAGCCACTGTCGTCGGGTGCGACCGAGGGAATCTTCAACATCATCGGCGTCACCCTGATGGACGCGTTCCTCTGGTTCGCGCTCCTGGGTGCGCTCACCTTCTGGGTCCTCATCCCGGCGGGCCACCAGATAATGTCCGCGCTCCAAGAGCGGCGCAACGCGCAGTAAGAACCGAGCGCGTTCTCTCTTCTCGTTTCGCGGGTGGACAAATAAAAAGCCCCGCACGATAGCGGCCGCCACCACTGACCGACGCCGCGTCAGATTGGAAAAACTCTAATGAGTATCCCTCCCAGGTTCCTGTATGCACCCACTCCAGTTCCTCGTCCCACTCGACCAGTTGGCGGCGGTCGAACCGGTCATTCCGTTCGCGATACTCGTGCTCGTGTTGGCGAACTTCGCGACGCGCTTCCTCGCGCACCGTTCGCACGTGAAGCAGGCGAAAGACGGCGCAGACGAACTCTCGCGCTTCCTGCCACACAGTTTCACGTCCGGTGGCCTCGTGTTGGTGTCGTTCCTCTACCTGCTCGTCGAACCGCACGGTGGGATGGTCATGACCGTCCTCGTCGTCGGGATGTTCCTGACCGACTTCTTCGAGTTCGAAGCGCGTAACGTCGAAGCACGGAACGACCGTCCGCTCGACCGGCCGAACGGTGGCCTCACGGCGTCGGTGCTCGTGCTCCTGTACGCCGCGTACCAGAGCCTCTTCTTCCTCGTCGCGGACGTCTGGAACGCCGTTATCTGAGACGGCCGCGACGGACTCCGTTTCTCCGTACCGTCTCCGATACCTTTCGGTAGTACCACGAGGGACGCGACACGTGTCGTCCCGAGCACGTTCGACAGAGAGCTATCAGTCGAAGCGTCGCGCTCTCGACTGGTGTGTCCCGACAGAGTTGGGACTGTTTCGAGCGGGAACGGCAGTGATTCAGTAACAGCAGTATCTAGGGAGTCGACTCACACCAACAGGAGTTTCGCCGACCCGTCGACGGTGACGACGACAGGTTCGAACGGCGGCACGTCGCGGACGACACCGTCGTCGACGACGAGCGAGACAGGTGCGTCGTCGCGTTCGACTGTGAGCCGAAGCGGTGGTTGGAAGACCCACGTGTCGGTCTGGGTCGCGTACGGTGACACCGGGACGATAGCAGCGCCGGCGTCCGGACCGACGACTGGCCCACCTGCCGCGCGAGCGTATCCGGTGCTTCCGAGCGGCGTCGCGACGACGACGCCGTCTGCGCGGAACCCGTCGACCGGAAGCCAGTTGTCGTCGTCCAGCAAGTCGGCGTCGGACCGAATCGCGGACCCCTGTCGAACGTGTGCGACGCCGTACTCCGAGATGTGTGCGGGTTCGCTCGTGACGAGCATCGTATCGAACAGTGCGCGCCCTGCGTGCTCACCCGCGACTGAGATGGAGAGAATCGGGTGGTCGACGACGTGTCGCTCACCCGCGAGTATCGAGGCGATGGCGTCGTCGAGCGTCCGGTGCGGCGTAGACCACGGCATCGCGCAGTCTACGGGTACGACTGGACAGTCCACTGCTACGTCGAGTGCGGTGTCTGCGAGTGCTGACTCACCGACGGCGACGACGGCGTCGGCAGATTCGACCGTCGAGACGACGTCTGCACCGGCGTCACGAATCGTGGTGCCGACCGACTCGTCACCGACGACTGCGAATCTCAGCGTCGTCCACCTCCGACGGGGCACCAAAGCATCGTCCCGTGCTACGCTTCCCCGAATAAAAGCCCTCGTGGTTCGGTCCGAGCGGGTGACCGAACGAGGTGTCGGGCGTCTCCCGTGTCGGTCTCAGAACGGCCAGTCGCCGGTGACTTTCATCCCCTCGGCCTGGTCTTCGGATTCCAGCGCTGCGGCGATGTCCGCCGGGTCTGCGTGCGGAATCTCACGGTCGGCGCGCGCGAGTTCGACCGTCAGTTCGGTCAGCAAGATTGCTTGCTCGCGGAGCGTCCGCGACTCGAGTTTCTCGATAGTGTCGGCGTGGGTGTGGCCCCATCCGCGACCCCGTCCTTCCTTCTCGCTGCCGACCATGTACGCGGGCACGCCGTACGCAACGAACGGCCAGTGGTCGCTGTGCGGGAGTTGCTCCGGAATCGTCGAGATATCGTGGTCGAAGCGGTCGGCGACGGTCTTCGCGGCGTCGTCGAGTTCGTCGAACCCGTGCGTGTGCAGTCGGAGCGTTCGCCCGGCGACGACGCCGTCGTTGTTGACGATGGCCTTGACGTTCGCCCGGTGTGCGCCCAGTCGCTCCGCTTCGTGTTCGGACCCGACGAGACCGACTTCTTCTGCACCGAAGCAGACGAACCGAACGCGCGTCTCCAGTTCGTCTTCGCGGGCGGCGAGCGCTCGCGCGAGTTCGACCACCATCGCGGTCCCCGCGCCGTTGTCCATGGCACCCTCTGCGATGTCGTGCGCGTCGAGGTGACTCGTCACCAGCACCTCGTCGTCCGTCTCGGGACCGAGTTCTGCGTGGACGTTGCCACTGTCGGTCTCGGGGGTCTCGCAGGTGACTTCGAGAGTGACCTCTTCGCCCTCGAATCGGCGGCCGAGGCGAGCACCAACTTCCTTGCTCACTCCGACAGCGGGGATGTCACCGATTGGTGCCTCGGCGGTACCGACGCTCCCCGTCGGCGGGAGTTGGCCGGGGACGTGGTTCGCGAAGATGAATCCTTCCGCGCCGGATTCGACGGCGTAGTAGTACTTCTCACGACGGTGGATGAACCGGTCGTAGTGGTCGGGAACGGTCGACGAGACGACGACGACTTTCCCCGAGAGGTCGCGGTCGAAGTCTTCCGGAAGACCGTATCCGAGGTCGACGAGTTCGCCGGAGGCGGCCCCGGCAGGACTACGCGGGAGGGCGATACAGTCTTGCGTCGTGTTGTGCGCCATAATCGTACTGTCGCCGCGTTCCCAGCCTTGAATCTCGAAGGGGTCGATACGAGCGTCGCGCGCCCCGACTGACTCGAGGGCGTCACGCGTCACTTCCATCGCCTCGCGTTCGCCCGGCGACCCGGCCATTCGGTTGCCGATGTCGACGAGCGTCTCGAGGTGGGACCATCCGACCTCGCTCGTGAAGGTATCTCCAATCCAGTCTGTCATACACAGCGGTCACGCGGACCGAGGGTAATTATTGCGATGACCGCGCCCTCGGAACTGGCCGCCGGCGCAATTCTCGCGGCCCACGTTTACGTGTGAACGGCAGGTTCAAGGGGCATCTATCACGTACTTTAATCCATGAACGACGTACGAATCGCCGGGGTCGGACTGACCAAGTTCGGCAGATACCCCGAGCGCACGGGCCGCGACCTGTTTGCCGAGGCAGCGCTCGCCGCCCGCGACGAAGCAGGAATCTCTCGTGGTGACTACGACGAGGTTCACTACGGGAACTTCATGGGCGAACTCGCCGAGGGGCAGGGCCACCAAGGCCCAGTGGTCGCCGAGGCAGCAGGCCTCGACTGTCCAGCAACTCGATACGAGTCTGCGTGTGCGTCCGCGGGTGTCGCCTTCCGACAGGCCGTCCAGACGATTCGAGGCGGCGGCGCCGACGTCGTCCTCGTCGGCGGCATGGAGCGGATGAACAACCTCGGAACCTCCGAGGTGACGCGTTCGCTCGCAATCGCGGCAGACGAGTTGTTCGAAGTCCGTGCAGGCGTCACGTTCCCCGGTGCGTACGCCCTCATGGCCCGCGCCTACTTCGACGAGTTCGGCGGCGACAACGAGGACCTCGCACACATCGCGGTGAAGAACCACGCCAACGCGATGACGAACGAGTACGCGCAGTTCCACCGCGAGATTACGGTCGAAGACGCACTCGAAAGCCCCGTCGTGGCCGACCCACTCACCCTCTACGACGCCTGTCCAATCACCGACGGTGCGAGCGCCGTCGTCCTCGTCAGCGGCGACTACGCGGACGAGAACGGCCTCGACGCACCGGTTCGCGTCGCCGGGTCTGGTCAGGGCGGCGACAAGGCCGCGTTACAGGACCGCGAGTACCTCGCGCAGACGCCGGCGGCGACGAAAGCCGCGGAGATGGCCTACGCGGACGCCGCAATCACCCCCGACGACGTGGACGTCGCCGAAGTCCACGACTGCTTCACCATCGCCGAGGTGCTGGCGCTCGAATCGCTCGGCTTCTACGAACCCGGCGAAGGCATCGGTGCCGCCGCACGCGGTGAGACCACCCGCGACGGTGATCGCCCCGTCAACCTCTCAGGAGGGCTGAAAGCGAAGGGACACCCCGTCGGCGCGACTGGTACTGCGCAAGTCGTCGAGATGACGAAACTCCTCCGCGGCGACCACGCGAACAGCGACGCCGTGCCTGACGCCCGTGTCGGCGTGACTCACAACGCGGGTGGGACCGTCGCGAGTGCCGTCGTCCACGTACTGGAGGTGATGAACTGATGGCAGACGCAGGCTACGACGACTGGGTGGCCGCCATCGCCGACGGAGAAGGATACTACCTCGCGTGCCCCGACGGCCACGGGTCGCTCCCACCGCGGCGCTCCTGTCCGCACTGCGCGTCTGACGAACTGACCGAAGAGCCACTCGCAGAGACCGGAGAAATCGTCACCTTCACCGAAGTACACGTCCCCGCGCCGAGTTTCGCCGACGAGGCACCGTACGTGACAGCAATCGCGTCGTTCGGTTCGGTCAGACTCACGGGTGTCGTCCGCGACGTGCCGCGCTCGGACGTCGAACTCGGGATGGCAGTCACGCCCGACGTGGACGTGAACGCGACGACTGGCGAACAAGTACTCGTGTTCCGACCGGTCGACGAATAGCCACGTCGCGACGCGGTGACGTCGGTGACTCGGCGACTTCGTCTCACTTTTCGTGTCGTTCGATGGCCTCACCCGGCGAGGACCACCCGTAGACGTACGACCCGAGAGCCCACAGCCAGAACCCGGCCGAGAGAAGCGCGATGGCCCCGTAGAGGAAGAGCGACACCACGTCGAGCGCCCCTCCGACCATGGTTACGCGAGTGCGTCTCGAACTGCCTCGACGAAGGCGTTCGGGAACTCGACGTGCGGGAGGAGCATCGCGTCGTCGAAGACGACGAGCGTGCAGTCGGCCGCTTCGGCGAGTTCTCGGCCATCTTTCAGTGGCGTGATATCGCTCTCGCGTCCCCAGACGAGCGTCGTCGGGACGCCGAGGTCTGAGAGCGCCGCCGCGAGGTCGATATCCGAGTTGAGGTACCCGGAGATGAACGACGCGGGCGCGAACCGTGCACCCGGTTGGTGCGCCGTCCGCCACTCGTAGTCTTCCCAGTCGTCGCTCGCGTTCGAGGCGTCGTAGTATCCGTGGTCGTCGTTGAAGTACTGAATCGACGGGCGAGACGCGACGACGTTGAAGAGTGCCTCACCGACGACAGGGGCACGGACGAGTTCGCGAAGCCACTCTTTCGGTTCCGGGCCACCGCGGGCGGTGGGACAGACGAGGACGAGACGAGAGACAGATACGTCGTCCCGAGACGCGGCGGCGGCCGTGTAGGCAGACGTGAGTGACGACGCGACGACGGCGGGGTCGTCGTACTCGGCGAGGAAGTCGCCGACGAAGTCCTCGTAGAGCGCCGGCGAGTAGTAGAGTTCCGGCCGGTCGGAGAGACCGAATCCGGGGAGGTCGGGGGCGACGACGTGGTGGTCTTCGGCGAGTTCGTC is drawn from Haloferax litoreum and contains these coding sequences:
- a CDS encoding DUF7313 family protein; the protein is MHPLQFLVPLDQLAAVEPVIPFAILVLVLANFATRFLAHRSHVKQAKDGADELSRFLPHSFTSGGLVLVSFLYLLVEPHGGMVMTVLVVGMFLTDFFEFEARNVEARNDRPLDRPNGGLTASVLVLLYAAYQSLFFLVADVWNAVI
- a CDS encoding Zn-ribbon domain-containing OB-fold protein; translation: MADAGYDDWVAAIADGEGYYLACPDGHGSLPPRRSCPHCASDELTEEPLAETGEIVTFTEVHVPAPSFADEAPYVTAIASFGSVRLTGVVRDVPRSDVELGMAVTPDVDVNATTGEQVLVFRPVDE
- a CDS encoding M28 family peptidase, with translation MTDWIGDTFTSEVGWSHLETLVDIGNRMAGSPGEREAMEVTRDALESVGARDARIDPFEIQGWERGDSTIMAHNTTQDCIALPRSPAGAASGELVDLGYGLPEDFDRDLSGKVVVVSSTVPDHYDRFIHRREKYYYAVESGAEGFIFANHVPGQLPPTGSVGTAEAPIGDIPAVGVSKEVGARLGRRFEGEEVTLEVTCETPETDSGNVHAELGPETDDEVLVTSHLDAHDIAEGAMDNGAGTAMVVELARALAAREDELETRVRFVCFGAEEVGLVGSEHEAERLGAHRANVKAIVNNDGVVAGRTLRLHTHGFDELDDAAKTVADRFDHDISTIPEQLPHSDHWPFVAYGVPAYMVGSEKEGRGRGWGHTHADTIEKLESRTLREQAILLTELTVELARADREIPHADPADIAAALESEDQAEGMKVTGDWPF
- a CDS encoding DUF7318 family protein gives rise to the protein MSSTGSTYGDIHRYEPARESTAAAIAIVLLTIIEVVFVFLFTYGFVSGWGLTDTGNMFLGGILAVIFVDLAFILALYRKEFLPDVMIVKKRRRKWEDLYVREEDVDGVTLGDGAWEQVKRAVYPYYKR
- a CDS encoding cytochrome bc complex cytochrome b subunit, producing MSDNEPENEEIRTDGTGIVAPDNETPTWSERKARKTGLSRLTYEYFERARREDQDLRTESDYVERDVLAFPTWPHETVRNLSIASFFVGMILFLSATMPPHIGPPANPSSTPAIILPDWYLYWSFGLLKLNPLNPELAILGGQKIMADRTYGVLANGVVVGFIAIVPFLNKGSARRPVEQPFWAAVGIAGVVFAMTISLLAVKNLMPMNVDLLFDLTFLLPIVFGTVTYAVLKTMSEGYMYNLNRRYYRLRPPK
- a CDS encoding alpha/beta fold hydrolase is translated as MKFRRAIGLAAAGVGLAAAANAALSNRVGPLEPPLSGDQRTYRWRGMDVSYVEAGDADAPTLVLLHGINAAGSSGEFREVFDELAEDHHVVAPDLPGFGLSDRPELYYSPALYEDFVGDFLAEYDDPAVVASSLTSAYTAAAASRDDVSVSRLVLVCPTARGGPEPKEWLRELVRAPVVGEALFNVVASRPSIQYFNDDHGYYDASNASDDWEDYEWRTAHQPGARFAPASFISGYLNSDIDLAAALSDLGVPTTLVWGRESDITPLKDGRELAEAADCTLVVFDDAMLLPHVEFPNAFVEAVRDALA
- a CDS encoding NAD(+)/NADH kinase; this translates as MRFAVVGDESVGTTIRDAGADVVSTVESADAVVAVGESALADTALDVAVDCPVVPVDCAMPWSTPHRTLDDAIASILAGERHVVDHPILSISVAGEHAGRALFDTMLVTSEPAHISEYGVAHVRQGSAIRSDADLLDDDNWLPVDGFRADGVVVATPLGSTGYARAAGGPVVGPDAGAAIVPVSPYATQTDTWVFQPPLRLTVERDDAPVSLVVDDGVVRDVPPFEPVVVTVDGSAKLLLV
- a CDS encoding DUF7314 family protein, giving the protein MADEFIKGLGILTGSGLAWMVLASWYRTSSFESTKQLIEPLSSGATEGIFNIIGVTLMDAFLWFALLGALTFWVLIPAGHQIMSALQERRNAQ
- a CDS encoding cytochrome b produces the protein MSLERKEEHDHKAWMKKKDLTPIEATFLTTLIWLDKRLRIVDYLELLETLYYRVNLQMPKSHTEQYNLDNKFWYWYPLYTLGLFSTLAYVVAAISGALLGFYYSPATTGDPTTAYNSIEFIMRDLQFGFMLRSVHRWAAQVMVAAVFLHMLRVYFTGSYKEPRELNWLLGIVLISLTMVFGYTGYLLPWDQLAFWAGQIGVEMSLSVPLAGEWVAQLLFGGFTLSQATLQRMYIIHVFLLPFVVTTLIAIHIGIVWVQGIAEPH
- a CDS encoding DUF7315 family membrane protein; the encoded protein is MTDSDATSGAGDPGESRRGRRGRRDIVVPMRLYKTITVFSTLIAVVSVVLGFVFLDAATLQVSALRAVLSNILAAIGVGVADGLLSTGLAIVGLTTIAFGAVVYTLGTRFRARGMGKSQEDSGEDSNNG
- a CDS encoding thiolase domain-containing protein; translation: MNDVRIAGVGLTKFGRYPERTGRDLFAEAALAARDEAGISRGDYDEVHYGNFMGELAEGQGHQGPVVAEAAGLDCPATRYESACASAGVAFRQAVQTIRGGGADVVLVGGMERMNNLGTSEVTRSLAIAADELFEVRAGVTFPGAYALMARAYFDEFGGDNEDLAHIAVKNHANAMTNEYAQFHREITVEDALESPVVADPLTLYDACPITDGASAVVLVSGDYADENGLDAPVRVAGSGQGGDKAALQDREYLAQTPAATKAAEMAYADAAITPDDVDVAEVHDCFTIAEVLALESLGFYEPGEGIGAAARGETTRDGDRPVNLSGGLKAKGHPVGATGTAQVVEMTKLLRGDHANSDAVPDARVGVTHNAGGTVASAVVHVLEVMN